Part of the Leifsonia sp. Root112D2 genome is shown below.
TTGTCCTCCTGCAGGTCACGGTTGTATGCCAGTGGCAAGCCCTTGAGCGTCGCGAGCAGACCGGCGAGATTGCCGATGAGACGACCGGTCTTGCCGCGCGCGAGCTCGGCGATATCCGGATTCTTCTTCTGCGGCATGATCGAGGAACCCGTGGAATAACCGTCGTCGAGAGTGACGAATCCGAATTCGCGGGTGTTCCAGAGCACTATCTCCTCGGCGAACCGGGAGAGATCGACCCCGATCTGCGCGGCGATGAACGCGAACTCCGCCACCAGGTCACGACTGGCGGTGCCGTCGATGGAATTTTCGACACTGCGGGCGAAGCCGAGATCGTGCGCGACGGCTGCGGCATCCAGCCCCAGCGTGCTGCCGGCGAGGGCGCCCGAACCGTACGGCGAGACGTTGGCACGCCTGCCCCAATCGACGAAGCGCTCGATGTCACGCACGAGCGGCCAGCAGTGCGCAAGGAGGTGGTGCGAGAGCATCACGGGCTGCGCGTGCTGCAGGTGCGTGCGACCCGGCATGACAGCGCCGTGGTGGGCCTCGGCCTGCGCGGCGATGGCATCGATGAGCTTGACGAGCTGATCGGCGAGTACACCGGCATGGTCGCGCAGATACATCCGCACGAGCGTGGCTATCTGATCGTTGCGACTTCGACCCGCTCGCAGCTTGCCGCCGAGTTCGGGGCCGGCACGGTCGATGAGACCGCGCTCGAGCGCACCGTGCACGTCTTCGTCACTTTCGGCGGCGACGAAGGCGCCGGATGCGACATCCGCGGCAAGCGCGTCGAGCGCCGCCAGCATGCCGCTCAGCTCATCCGCCGAGAGATAGCCGGCCGCCGAAAGCGCACGAGCGTGTGCACGCGAGCCCGCAATGTCGTACGCGGCAAGCTGCCAGTCGAACTGTGTCGACCTGCTCAGCGCCACAAGTTCGGGCGAGGGGCCGCCGGCGAAGCGGCCGCCCCACAGGGCGCCCGCCTCGCCGGCACGATTCTCCGGGCTCTCTGAGGATTGGCTCGTCGCGTCTGCGGTCACAGCGCACTCCCCCGGCTCGCCGACATGCGGGCATCGCTCATTTGGCGCCCAGGTCGCGCCGTGCGGAGATCTTGCTCGGCAGGGACCACAACTCGATGAAGCCCTTCGCCAGCGACTGGTCAAAGCTGTCGCCGGTGTCGTAGGTGGCCAGGTTGAAGTCGTACAGGCTTTCGCCGCTGCGGCGGCCGGTGACCACCGCGGTACCGGCGTGCAGCTTGAGGCGGATGTCGCCCGTGACGTGCTTCTGGGTCTCGTCGATGAACACATCGAGTGCGCGCTTGAGCCCGGAGAACCAGAGACCGTCGTAAACGAGTTCGGCCCATTTGGACTCCACCCCGCGCTTATAGCGGGCGACGTCACGCTCGACAGTCATGTTCTCGAGTTCCTCGTGCGCGGCGATCAGGGCGATGCCTGCCGGAGCCTCGTAGACCTCGCGGCTCTTGATGCCCACCAGGCGATCCTCGACGATGTCGATGCGCCCGACACCCTGGTCTCCGGCAAGGGTGTTCATGAGTTGCACAACCTGGAGCGGGGTCACGGCCTTGCCATCGATCGCGACCGGCACGCCTTCGGAGAAGGAGATCGTCACCTCGGTGGGCTCGCGCGGAATCGACGGATCCTGCGTGTAGGTGTAAAGATCCTCGATCGGGGCATTCCACGGGTCTTCCAGGAAGCCGGTCTCGACGGCGCGGCCCCAGACGTTCTGGTCGATCGAATACGGGCTCTTCTTGGACTGCACTATCGGCAGGTTGTTTTCGGCCGCGTACACGATGGCCTTGTCGCGGGTGAGTGCGAAGTCACGCACGGGGGCGAGCGAAGTCAGTTCGGGGGCGAGAGCCGCCACGGCTGCCTCGAAACGCACCTGGTCATTGCCCTTGCCCGTGCACCCATGTGCCACGCTGTCGGCTCCGAGCTGCTTGGCCGTGGCCGCCAGATACTTGGCGATGAGCGGGCGGGAGATGGCCGAGACCAGCGGATAGCGCTTCTGGTAGAGAGCATTGGCCTTGAGCGCGGGCACGATGTAGTCGTCGGCGAATTCATCCTTCGCATCGACGACGATGGACTCAACCGCGCCGCAGTCCAGCGCTCGCTGACGAATGGCATCCATATCTTCGCCGCCCTGGCCGACGTCGACGGCGAGGGCGACGACCTCCTTGCCCGTCGCATCCTTCAGCCAGCCGATGCCGACCGAGGTGTCGAGTCCGCCCGAGTATGCGAGGACTACGCGTTCCGCCATGGTGCTCCTTAGGTGTGTGTTCTGTTCAAGTGTATTTGTGGTGTGGGTCTCGATACGCGTAGCTTGGCGAGCTACTCGACCACCGGGGTGCTGCGCTCGAGCAACCAGACCAGGAGGGCCTTTTGGGCGTGGAGGCGGTTCTCCGCCTCATCCCAAATGACGCTCTGCGGGCCGTCGATGACCTCGGCAGCCACCTCGAAACCGCGGTCGGCCGGAAGGCAATGCAGGAAGAGCGCGTCAGGCTCGGCCTGCGCCATGAGCTCGGCGTCGACGCGATAGGCGCCGAAGGATGCCAGCCGCACGGCCTTCTCCTCCTCCTTACCCATCGACACCCAAGTGTCGGTGACGACGACATCGGCACCGACGACGGCCTCGCGCGGATTTGTGTACAGGGCAACGGAGCCACCCGTGCGTGCCGCTATCGCCGTCGCGTCGGCGACCACGGCATCCGACGGCTCGAAGCCCGAGGGGGCTGCAATGCGCACGTGCATGCCCGCTGTCGCGCCGGCGAGCAGATAGGACTGCGCCATGTTGCACGCACCGTCGCCGAGGAAGGTGAGGGTGAGCCCGGCCAGACTCCCCCGCTTCTCACGAATCGTCAGCAGATCGGCCAGGAGCTGGCACGGGTGAAAGTCATCCGAGAGCGCGTTGACGACGGGCACGGTGGTTCCAAACGCCATTTCTTCAAGCCCAGCCTGCCCATAGGTGCGCCAGACGATTGCCGAGACCATGCGTTCGAGCACGCGTGCGGTGTCGGCCGGCGTCTCCTTGCCGCCCAGCTGGCTGTTGGCCGTGCTGATGATGAGCGGGCTGCCCCCGAGATCGGCGATGCCCACCGCGAAGGAGACGCGTGTGCGAGTGGAGGACTTGTCGAAGATCACCGCAACCGTCTGCGGGCCGGCCAGCGGCTTGCGAGCATAGGGATCCCGCTTGATCTGCTCGGCCAGATCGAGAATCTCGGCCTGCTCGGCGGGCGTGATGTCGTCGTCGCGGAGAAAGTGGCGTGTCATGAAGAAGCTTTCGTGATCGGGGGTGGAAGCCAGGGGCGATGGATGCGCGTCAGCGCGTCGATACGGCGGCGAGTGCAACCGTGAATCGTCGCGCGAAATCGTCGATCTCCGTGTCGCCGACGATGAGCGGCGGTGCGATGCGGATGCTGGAGTCGTTGGGGGCGTTAACGATGAGCCCGGCATTCAGGGCCGCATCGTACAGTTCGTGACCGATCGGCCGGGTCAGGCCGACACCGATGAGCAATCCCGCGCCGCGGAGTTCGTCGAGCACATCGCCGCCGGGAACCGATCGCAGTTCTCCGTCGATGAGTGCGCGCAACTGGGAGCCCCTGGCCGCCGCATTCTCGACCAGGCCAGACGCCTCGATTTCACCAAGCACCGCGTTCGCCGCGGCCGTTGCGAGCGGGTTTCCCCCAAAGGTGCTGCCGTGCTGTCCGCGAGCGAACAGATCGGATGCCCAGCCGAAGGTCACCAGCGCGCCGATCGGCACTCCACCGGCCATGCCCTTCGCCAGGGTGATGGCATCGGGAACGATTCCGGCGTGCTCGAACCCGAACCAGCGGCCCGTGCGGCCGATGCCGGTCTGGATCTCGTCGAGAATGAGGAGCACACCGTGTTCGGCGGTGAGTTCTCTCGCGCGCGCCAGGTAGCCATCCGGCAGATCGAGAACGCCCGCCTCGCCCTTGATCGGTTCGATGATGATGGCCGAGACGGTGTCGTCGATGGTCGCCTCGAGCGCCTCGATGCTCGTGTCGATGTGCTCCACGCCGCCGGGCATCGGCTCGAACGGCTCGCGCATCGCGGGCTTTCCGGTGAGAGCCATCGCGCCCATGGTGCGACCATGGAAGGAGTTGTTCAGCGCGATAATGCGGCTCGCGCCCGAGCGGCGGTTGCGGCGCGCGAGCTTGAACGCCGCCTCGTTGGCCTCCGCGCCGGAGTTGCCGAAGAAGACGCGCCCCTCAAGGCCCGCGCCGGTGAGGCGTTTGAGTCGCTCGGCGAGCTCGATCTCGGGCGGGGTGGCGAAGTAGTTGGAGACATGCGCAAGGGTGGCGATCTGCCGACTGACGGCATCCACGAGCACCGGATGCGCATGGCCGAGCGAGTTGACGGCGATACCGGCGAGGAAGTCCAGGTATTCGGCGCCCTCGGAATCCCAGACCCTGCAGCCCTCACCGCGCACGAGCATGAGGGGCGGGGTGGGCAGGGTGCGCATCATCGATGCGTCGAAGCGGTCGGACCAGCCGTCGGTCTCTGCGGGGGTCATCAAAGTGTTTCCCTTTCGTGAGGGGCTGCCACGACGTTGGTTCCTGCGCCGCGATCGGTGAAGATCTCGAGCAGAAGCGAGTGCGGCAGCCGGCCGTCGATGATCGCTGCCTTCTCGACCCCACCGTCGACCGCGTCGAGGCATGCCGTCATCTTGGGGATCATGCCCGACTCGAGGCTCGGCAGCAGTGCGCGCAACTCGTCGGCGTCGATTACCGAGACGAGAGATTCGCGATTGGGCCAATCGCTGTAGAGACCGGCGACATCGGTGAGAATGGCGAGTCGGACGGCACCGAGGGCGACGGCGAGCGCGCCGGCCGCGGCATCCGCATTGACGTTGAGCGATTGGCCGGGCGCATCGATGTCGGGCGCAATGGAGGAGACGACCGGAATGCGACCCGCGGAGATCTGGGCGAAGACGGCCTCGGGGTTCACGGCCACGACGTCGCCGACAAGCCCCAGGTCTACCTCTTCGCCGTCAATGACCACGCCTCGCCTGCGCGCCTCGAACAGCCCCGCGTCTTCTCCGGATAGTCCAGCGGCGAGCGGTCCGTGTGTGTTGATGTGCCGTACCAGGTCACGGGTGATCTGCCCGGTGAGCACCATGCGCACGACGTCCATCGCCTCGGGCGTTGTCACTCTGTAGCCGCCGCGGAACTCACTGTGGATGCCGAGCCGATCGAGCATGGCCGAGATCTGGGGTCCGCCGCCGTGCACCACCACCGGGTGGATGCCCGCGTAACGCAGGTACACCATGTCTTCGGCAAATGCCCGCTGCAGCTGTTCGCTGACCATGGCATTGCCGCCGAACTTCACGACCACGATCTGTCCGTGCAAGCGCTTCAGCCAGGGCAGCGACTCAATCAGTGCAGCCGCCTTGAGCGCCGCATCCGCCGTACCGTCGTTCTGCTGTGTACTGGCCGCGTGGGAGCCGGACGCCTCACGGCTCTGCATGATCATCAACTCGCGTACGCGCTGTTCTCGTGAACGTACTCATGCGTGAGGTCGCTCGTGAGGATGGTGGCGGTGGCGTCTCCGGCGTGCAACTCGATGCCGACGTGCACCGCACGGGAGGTCAGATCGACCTCGTCCCTGGGCCTGTCGGGCTCGCCCGCGTGACAGACGCGCACGCCATTCATGCTCACGTCGACCTCGTACGGATCGAATGCGGCGTTGGTGGTACCGATCGCCGAGAGCACCCGCCCCCAGTTGGGATCGTTGCCGAAGATCGCCGCCTTGAAGAGGTTGCTGCGTGAGACGGCGCGCCCCACCTCCACCGCCTCGTCTTCGGAAGCTGCCCCGATGACCTCGATGGCGATGTCATGGCTTGCACCCTCCGCATCTCCCTGCAGCTGGCGAGCCAGGTCTGCACAGACGATCCGCACGGCCTCCGCGAATTCGCCCTCCTCCGGCGTGATTCCGGATGCGCCGGAGGCGAGCAGTGTCACCTGGTCGTTGGTAGACATGCAGCCGTCGGAATCGAGCCTGTCGAAGGTCACCCGGGTGGCGGCGCGCAGAGCCGTGTCGAGTTGGGCGGAGGTGAGGGAAGCATCCGTCGTGATGACCACGAGCATGGTGGCGAGCCCCGGAGCGAGCATGCCGGCGCCCTTGGCCATGCCGCCGATCACCCAGCCATCGCCGTGATGGATCACGGTCTTCGGGTGGGTGTCGGTGGTGATGATGGCGCTTGCTGCCGTGTCGTCGTCGGCGCGCAGCGCACCGGCCGCCGACGCGACGCCGGCGATCAGCTTGTCACGATCGAGCTGGTCTCCGATGAGCCCTGTCGAGCACACGAGCACGTCACCGGCAGACACCCCGAGGTGTTCCGCGACGGCCTCGGCCGTGGCGTGAGTGGTCTGAAAGCCTTGCGTGCCCGTGAAGCAGTTCGCCCCGCCGGAGTTCAGCACGATGGCCTCGACGACGCCGTCGGCGATGACCTGCTCGCTCCACAGGATCGGGTTGGCCTTGGCACGATTGCTCGTAAACACCGCCGCGGCCGCCTTCTCGGGGCCCGTGTTGACCACGAGCGCGAGATCGGGGGCACCGGTGGATTTGAGGCCGGCCGCGATGCCCGCCGCGACGAACCCGGATGCTGCGGTGACGCTCACGGTGCTACTCCATTCACAGAAAGACCGGCGGTCTCCGGCAGGCCCAGCGCAATATTCGCCGACTGCACTGCGGCGCCCGCCGTGCCCTTAACCAGGTTGTCCATGGCGAGAACCGCCACGACTCGGCCCGCGGCCTCATCGACGGTCACGCCGATGAGCGCGGTGTTGGCTCCGAGGGTGTCTGCGGTGCGGGGAAAGACCCCCTCAGGCAGCAGGTGCACGAAGCTCTCCCCCGCATAGGCGTTCTCCCAGGCCGCGCGAACCTGTGCTGCTGTCGTGCCCGGCACGAGCCGGGCGGTCGCGGTGACGAGAATGCCCCGCGCCATCGGCACGAGCACGGGCGTGAACGAGATGGTAGGCGCGAGCGCGCCGGCGAGCCGCAGACTCTGCTGGATCTCCGGGATGTGTCGGTGCGAGCCGCCGACCGCGTATGGCGTTGCGCTACCGAGCAGTTCGCTCGCGAGAAAGGGAACGGCGAGCTTCTTACCGGCGCCGGAGGATCCGACCGCGAGAACCGCCACGATGTCCTGCTCCTCGATCACCCCCGCCTCGATGCCCGGGGCCAGGGCAAGCGACACCGAACTGGCATTGCAGCCGGGCGCGGCGATGCGACGCACCCCGACGAGATTCTCGCGCTGCTTGCCGTCGCCGACGGGCAGCTCGGGAACTCCGTATGCCCAGGCCGGAAAATACTCTCCGCCGTAGAAGCGGGCCCACTCCGTCTCGTCGGTGAGGCGGTGGTCCGCGCCGCAGTCGATGACGAGGGTCGCCGGATCGAGCGTGGCCGCGATGGCCCCGGATGCACCGTGCGGCAACGCGAGGAAGACGACGTCGTGGCCGGCAAGGTTCTGCGGTGTGGTTTCGACGAGCGTGAGGTGGGCGAGTGAACGCAGGTGCGGCTGGTGTTCGATGAGGGGCCGGCCCGCGTTGGAGTTCGCGGTGACGGTCGTGACGTCGAAATCGGGATGCCCGGCGAGGATTCGCAGCACCTCACCACCGGCGTAGCCGCTGGCACCAGCGACGGCAACCGAGAAAGTCATGGTTCTACCTTATTGAGTGAGCGGTCGGGGAAATGACGGCGACGCCCACAACGGACCGTTTCCACGGTCTCGCGTGCGTCGCCTAGATTCGGCCCGCGCTCTGGCGTCGGCGCAGTGCACGGGGGCTGGTGCCCTGTGCCAGAGTGTTGCGCCGCTCGAAAGCCATGAGTGGAGTGTAGCGTACGGCTGGCTACTCGCGCACGGTGGCACCGAAACGTTCGGCCGCCAGCGCGGCACCGGCGAGTTTCGCCTCGGTGGCCTCCGGAGTTGTCAGCGTGCGGTCATCCGAGCGGAATCGCAGGGCGAAGGTGAGGCTCTTGCTGCCGGACGGCACGCCGTCGCCGCGGTAGTCATCGATCAGCCTCGCGTCTTCGAGCAGTGCTCCCGCTCCCTCGACCACGGCCGCGCGTACCTCACCGGCGGGAGTGGCGACGGCAACGACGAGAGACAGGTCCTGCGTGGCGGCGGGGAAACCAGCGATGACCCGGGCCTCGATGTCAATCGGTGCCGAGTCGATAAGCGCGTCGAGGTCGAGTTCCAGCACGGCGACGACGCGCGGCAGGTCGTGTTCCTCGGCGAAGGCAGGCAGCAGCTCACCCGCGTAGCCGACGACGCGGCTCTGCGTTCCCGAACGCACGACGAGTTCCGCGGTACGACCCGGGTGCAGCGCCTTGTGGCTGCCCTGCACGATGTCGAGTCGCGCCCCGACGGCGCGGGCGATCTGCCGGGCCGCGTCGAGCGCATCGCCCAGCGAGGCGACGACTGCCGGATGCGACGGCTGGCGCACGACGGCGTTACCCGTGAAGAGCGCACCGATGTGGCGCGGCTGCGGCGGAATACCGTCGTTCAATTCGGCGAGGACTTCGTCGCTCGGCAGCACGGCGCCTGGCGGCACGTTCGGCGTGCCATAACGGATGCCCGCCTCGGGCCGAAACACGAGACCCGTCTCGTAGATGGCCAGGTCCGTGAGCCCCCGGGCGAGGTTGCGCTTGGCGACATCGATAAGCCCCGGCAGCAGCGAGGTGCGCAGGAACGGCACCGTCGCATCCATGGGATTGGCCAGACGCACGGCCGGAACGGACTTCTCGGTCGGCGAGCCGAAGGTGTCGTTGGATGCCTCGTCCACGAACGGGTACGCGAGCACCTCGGTCGCGCCGTTGTCGGCGAGTGTCTGCGCGGCGGCCCGACGAAGCTGCTGGGCGCGGCTCAGCCCACGCCCCGGAGGCGCGACGGGCAGCACCGAGGGAATGCGGTCGTAGCCGACGATGCGGGCGACCTCCTCGGCGAGATCGGACTTGTCGGTGAGATCGGGGCGCCAGCTGGGCGGCGTGACGCGCAGGCCGGCATCCGACTCGCTGAGGCTGCCACCGATCTCGGCGAGCGAGTCCCGAATCTCCGCGTCGGTGTACTCGACCCCGACGAGGCCTGCGATATATCCATTCGGCAGTTCGATGGCCGCGGGCGCTTCGGCGGCATGGTGCGCTGAGCCGAGGTCATCGGCACGGCCGCCCGCGAGCTGCTCGAGCAGTTGCACGACTCGCGCCGCAGCCGGGGCTGCGACCTCGGGGTCGACGCCACGCTCGAAACGCTTGGACGCCTCACTCGGCAGCTTGTGGCGTCGCGCCGTACGCGCGATGGAGACCGGGTCGAAGTTGGCGGCTTCGACCAGCACGGCGTGCGTGGTCGTGCCGATCTCGGTCGACGCGCCGCCCATCACTCCGGCGAGTCCGATCGCGCCGGACTCGTCGGCTATCACCAGGTCTTCGGGGTTCAGGGTGCGAGTCTTCTCATCGAGGGTGACAAGCGTCTCCCCCGGCGTCGCGCGACGAACCGTGAGCCCTCCGCTGAGGGCATCCAGATCGTAACCGTGGATGGGCTGGCCGAGTTCGAGCATGACGTAGTTGGTCACGTCGACGATCAACGAGATCGAGCGGATGCCGGCGAGCGTGAGGCGTGCGAGCATCCACGGCGGTGTCGGGCGGGTGCCGTCGACGTCGCGCACCACGCGGGTGACGAAGACGCTGGCGCCGATGCGGCCGCGGATGGGGGCCTGGTCGTCGATGGTTACTGGAAACAGAGTGGCGGCGGTTTCGAGACGCGCTCGTTCCTCGCGCTCCTCAACCGGCGTAGACAGCGCCGGGTCGCGGAAATCCGCTCCGGTCGCGTGCGAGTACTCGCGGGCGATGCCGCGGATCGAGAAGGCGTAGCCGCGATCCGGGGTGACGTTGACCTCGACGGCCGCGTCATCCAGACCGAGCAGGGCTATCGCATCCGTGCCGACCTCGGGGTCGAGGCCGAGCGTCGCCAGACGAAGGATGCCGTCGTGCTCGTCGCCGAGGCCGAGCTCACGCACCGAGGCGATCATGCCGTCGGAGACGTGGCCGTAGGTCTTGCGGGCGGCGATGGGGAACGGGCCGGGCAGCACCGCACCCGGAAGCGTCACGACGACCTTATCTCCGACGAGGAAGTTGGAGGCGCCACAGACGATGCCGTGCACGGCCTCGCCGCCATCCGCCGCCCTCTCGCCGTCGGGGGCTACCTGAACCTGGCACCAGCGGATGGTCTTGCCGTTCGACTGCGGCTCCTCGACGAAGTCGAGCACCTCGCCCACGACGACAGGGCCGGAGACCTCGAAGGTGTGGATCTCTTCCTCTTCGAGCCCGACCCTCACGAGGGCCGCATGCACGTCCTCGGGGGTCGTGCTCGGCTCGAGGTCGACGAATTCGGCGAGCCAGCTGAGTGGGACGCGCATGGACTAGACCACCATTCCGAATTGCTGGCTGAAACGAATATCGCCCTCGACCATGTCGCGCATGTCCTTGACGTCGTTGCGGAACATGAGCGCCCGCTCGACACCGACGCCGAACGCGAAGCCCGAGTAGACATCCGGGTCGATGCCGGCCGAACGCAGCACATTGGGATTGACCATGCCGCAGCCGCCCCACTCGATCCAGCGCGGCCCCTCCTTGAAGGTCGGGTGCCACAGATCGAGCTCAGCGCTCGGCTCGGTGAAGGGAAAGTAGTTGGGGCGCAGCCGCACCTTGGCATCGTCGCCGAACATGGCCTTGACAAAGTGATCGAGCGTGCCGCGCAGGTGCGCCATGGTGAGGCCCTTGTCGACGGCGATGCCCTCGATCTGGTGGAACACGGGCGTGTGCGTGGCGTCGAGCTCGTCGGTGCGGTACGTGCGTCCGGGTGCGATGCGATAGACGGGCAGCTCGTTGCCGAGCAGCGCGCGCAACTGCACGGGTGAGGTGTGCGTGCGCAGAACGAGGTGCGCATCCGTCGGTTCGACGAAGAAGGTGTCCTGCATGGCACGCGCCGGGTGATCCTCGTCGAAGTTGAGCGCGTCGAAGTTGAACCACTCGCTCTCGAGCTCGGGGCCTTCGGCCACCTCCCAGCCCATGCCGATGAAGACATCGGCGATGCGCTCCTGCAACAGCGAGAGCGGATGCCTGGCCCCGGCCCGCCAGCGCGACGGTACCGCCGTGACATCCACCGTCTCATTCGCGAGGCGCTGGGCGTCTTCGGCTGCGACGATCTCGGCCTCACGCGCCGCGAACGCCTGGTTCACTCGCCCGCGTGCCGCACCAACGAGCTTGCCGGCAGCGGCCTTCTGCTCGGCCGGGACCTCGCGCATGGCGCCGTTGAGTTTCGCGAGCGGCGACGCCTCGGCGAGGTGCTCGGTGCGCACGGAACGCATGGCGTCGGAGTCGGCGGCGGCGCTGATGGCCGCGAGCGCGGCATCCACGGCGGCGGCGACCGCTTCTTCGGTGATCGGGGAGGTCTCTGACACGGTTCCCCAGTTTAGTGGGCGCTGCGACCCTTGTTTACTTCGGACATCGGCGCGAGATCAGCCGGCGTGGCGGTCATCGCGCGTGGCGAACGTGCCCCGGTGCGCCGCGAGACGATGCGGGCCAACCACGAAAGCAGCAGGTTCACACCGAGGTAAATCACGAGCACTATGAAGAACAGGGTGAACAGATAGCGATTACCGAAGAAGTTCTGAAGATTGGTCACCGTGCGCAGCAGTTCCGCATAGCCGACGACATATGCCAGAGACGTGTCCTTGAGCAGGACCACCATTTGCGCGATGAGTATCGGCAGCATCTGACGGAATGCCTGCGGAAACTCAATCATCATTCGCGTGCGTGTTGACGACAGCCCAATTGCAAGGCCCGCCTCACGTTGCCCCTTCGGCAGAGATTGGATGCCTGCACGCAGGATCTCACCGATGAGAGCACCGTTGTAGATGGCGAGAGCAGCGACACCCGCCCAGAATGAACCCGTCGAGAACACGAGCAGGATGAACAACATCATCAGCAGGACGGGCATGCCGCGGAAGAATTCAAGCAACACCGCAATGGGAACACGAATCCAGGCACTTCGCGCCGTGCGCGCGAAAGAGAACAGGATTCCCACCGCGAGCGCGAGCACCGCGGCGACGGCCGCCATCTGGAGCGTCGCGAGCAATCCTCTCCAGACAGCGAGCCAGAGTTGGGGGTCAGAAAGGATGTCGAGGCGGGTCGGATCGAACAATCCGGAAAGCACCGCACCGTTGGCAATCGTTCGCGGCGCCGCCAGCGTGTAGATCACCCAGGCGATACCGGCGAGGATCACTACGACACCGATGATCGACACGACGAAGGCCCGACGCCGGGCGCGCGGGCCGGGCGCATCGTAAAGAACGTTCGTGCTCATCGCAGTACCCTCACCTTGCGTTCAACCCAACCGGCTATCAGTCCCAGCGGCACCGTGATGATGAGGTAGAAGAATGCGACACCGAGCAGCAGCGCGATGACGGCGTCGCCGCGCAGATTCGTGATGTCATTCGCCGCCTTGAAGAGTTCGTAGACGAAGAAGGCACCCGCCACGGAGGTGTTCTTGACGAGCGCGATGAATACGTTGATGAGCGGCGGGATCACCATGCGAATTGCCTGCGGCATGACAACAAGGCTCAGCGTCTGACCGAAACGCAGGCCGATGCTGCGCGCGGCCTCCGCCTGGCCGACCGGCACACCGTTCACCCCGGAACGGATCGCCTCGGCGACGAAAGGCGAGGTGTAGAGCGTGAGCCCGATGACGGCGAGCGGAAAGTAATCAAGTGGCACCTTGAGGTATGGCAACACCACGGCGCAGAAAAACAACACCAGCAGAAGGGGGATGTTGCGCAGGATCTCCGTGTACACCAGTGCGAACCCGCGCAGCGAGGCAATCGGCGAGATGCGCATGGCCGCCACCACCGTGCCAAGAACGAGCGCACCGA
Proteins encoded:
- a CDS encoding argininosuccinate synthase; this encodes MAERVVLAYSGGLDTSVGIGWLKDATGKEVVALAVDVGQGGEDMDAIRQRALDCGAVESIVVDAKDEFADDYIVPALKANALYQKRYPLVSAISRPLIAKYLAATAKQLGADSVAHGCTGKGNDQVRFEAAVAALAPELTSLAPVRDFALTRDKAIVYAAENNLPIVQSKKSPYSIDQNVWGRAVETGFLEDPWNAPIEDLYTYTQDPSIPREPTEVTISFSEGVPVAIDGKAVTPLQVVQLMNTLAGDQGVGRIDIVEDRLVGIKSREVYEAPAGIALIAAHEELENMTVERDVARYKRGVESKWAELVYDGLWFSGLKRALDVFIDETQKHVTGDIRLKLHAGTAVVTGRRSGESLYDFNLATYDTGDSFDQSLAKGFIELWSLPSKISARRDLGAK
- the argC gene encoding N-acetyl-gamma-glutamyl-phosphate reductase, which gives rise to MTFSVAVAGASGYAGGEVLRILAGHPDFDVTTVTANSNAGRPLIEHQPHLRSLAHLTLVETTPQNLAGHDVVFLALPHGASGAIAATLDPATLVIDCGADHRLTDETEWARFYGGEYFPAWAYGVPELPVGDGKQRENLVGVRRIAAPGCNASSVSLALAPGIEAGVIEEQDIVAVLAVGSSGAGKKLAVPFLASELLGSATPYAVGGSHRHIPEIQQSLRLAGALAPTISFTPVLVPMARGILVTATARLVPGTTAAQVRAAWENAYAGESFVHLLPEGVFPRTADTLGANTALIGVTVDEAAGRVVAVLAMDNLVKGTAGAAVQSANIALGLPETAGLSVNGVAP
- the argF gene encoding ornithine carbamoyltransferase → MTRHFLRDDDITPAEQAEILDLAEQIKRDPYARKPLAGPQTVAVIFDKSSTRTRVSFAVGIADLGGSPLIISTANSQLGGKETPADTARVLERMVSAIVWRTYGQAGLEEMAFGTTVPVVNALSDDFHPCQLLADLLTIREKRGSLAGLTLTFLGDGACNMAQSYLLAGATAGMHVRIAAPSGFEPSDAVVADATAIAARTGGSVALYTNPREAVVGADVVVTDTWVSMGKEEEKAVRLASFGAYRVDAELMAQAEPDALFLHCLPADRGFEVAAEVIDGPQSVIWDEAENRLHAQKALLVWLLERSTPVVE
- the argH gene encoding argininosuccinate lyase, translating into MTADATSQSSESPENRAGEAGALWGGRFAGGPSPELVALSRSTQFDWQLAAYDIAGSRAHARALSAAGYLSADELSGMLAALDALAADVASGAFVAAESDEDVHGALERGLIDRAGPELGGKLRAGRSRNDQIATLVRMYLRDHAGVLADQLVKLIDAIAAQAEAHHGAVMPGRTHLQHAQPVMLSHHLLAHCWPLVRDIERFVDWGRRANVSPYGSGALAGSTLGLDAAAVAHDLGFARSVENSIDGTASRDLVAEFAFIAAQIGVDLSRFAEEIVLWNTREFGFVTLDDGYSTGSSIMPQKKNPDIAELARGKTGRLIGNLAGLLATLKGLPLAYNRDLQEDKEPVFDSVNTLEVLLPAFTGMVATLRFHTERMAELAPQGFSLATDVAEWLVKQRVPFRDAHEITGELVKAAERRGVELDALTDEDLAAVSPLLTPDARSVLTVEGSVASRDGVGGTAPARVAEQRTALTERVRELAIELSAARP
- the argB gene encoding acetylglutamate kinase — translated: MQSREASGSHAASTQQNDGTADAALKAAALIESLPWLKRLHGQIVVVKFGGNAMVSEQLQRAFAEDMVYLRYAGIHPVVVHGGGPQISAMLDRLGIHSEFRGGYRVTTPEAMDVVRMVLTGQITRDLVRHINTHGPLAAGLSGEDAGLFEARRRGVVIDGEEVDLGLVGDVVAVNPEAVFAQISAGRIPVVSSIAPDIDAPGQSLNVNADAAAGALAVALGAVRLAILTDVAGLYSDWPNRESLVSVIDADELRALLPSLESGMIPKMTACLDAVDGGVEKAAIIDGRLPHSLLLEIFTDRGAGTNVVAAPHERETL
- the argJ gene encoding bifunctional glutamate N-acetyltransferase/amino-acid acetyltransferase ArgJ, whose translation is MSVTAASGFVAAGIAAGLKSTGAPDLALVVNTGPEKAAAAVFTSNRAKANPILWSEQVIADGVVEAIVLNSGGANCFTGTQGFQTTHATAEAVAEHLGVSAGDVLVCSTGLIGDQLDRDKLIAGVASAAGALRADDDTAASAIITTDTHPKTVIHHGDGWVIGGMAKGAGMLAPGLATMLVVITTDASLTSAQLDTALRAATRVTFDRLDSDGCMSTNDQVTLLASGASGITPEEGEFAEAVRIVCADLARQLQGDAEGASHDIAIEVIGAASEDEAVEVGRAVSRSNLFKAAIFGNDPNWGRVLSAIGTTNAAFDPYEVDVSMNGVRVCHAGEPDRPRDEVDLTSRAVHVGIELHAGDATATILTSDLTHEYVHENSAYAS
- a CDS encoding acetylornithine transaminase, whose amino-acid sequence is MTPAETDGWSDRFDASMMRTLPTPPLMLVRGEGCRVWDSEGAEYLDFLAGIAVNSLGHAHPVLVDAVSRQIATLAHVSNYFATPPEIELAERLKRLTGAGLEGRVFFGNSGAEANEAAFKLARRNRRSGASRIIALNNSFHGRTMGAMALTGKPAMREPFEPMPGGVEHIDTSIEALEATIDDTVSAIIIEPIKGEAGVLDLPDGYLARARELTAEHGVLLILDEIQTGIGRTGRWFGFEHAGIVPDAITLAKGMAGGVPIGALVTFGWASDLFARGQHGSTFGGNPLATAAANAVLGEIEASGLVENAAARGSQLRALIDGELRSVPGGDVLDELRGAGLLIGVGLTRPIGHELYDAALNAGLIVNAPNDSSIRIAPPLIVGDTEIDDFARRFTVALAAVSTR